A section of the Oncorhynchus nerka isolate Pitt River linkage group LG3, Oner_Uvic_2.0, whole genome shotgun sequence genome encodes:
- the LOC115110660 gene encoding RNA-binding protein 44 isoform X2 — MWYPFPMLMPLSLSPEPQRPSDISQTPYASGMIRMHMVPCDQRFFQNAMNGLADPPSLSIEDCRKFLLNRSVFDLVKVTHFLELTDPKLLGWYLSLPVEDRKLIQEEGGLHRFLQRHPALNVARQLVYVKQQVRGCWKPPAVTQTMSSNLNKSRRPTFYGVIQCPNCGTSCSSGAKICRRCSTPIHKEIPACHSEEEKELGLLPNNVKEELNLFNCSGHGGVQSVQAHHQAEAGAVQQFRGCQPQSFTTTTFPSTTVGCLVNLQDSFQSACGDTSGSHIGATEDSPGQQEVHFSKVELLSQLWEEGRWQDGNNCSSVAVYKDPSAQTSFSLDMELEIQSQRGKTLSQSAIKSQEGESMAKSMSMHDHMADFPMLDRETPPEYYSFNSTRMDRTEWNDTSINTSQLVEPDRDDSLSLMATMRSTEQPSGAVEVEPPEGSMVSSCAGDRSEYCDWTYDNCPGNLANEEEASRCEIENNGVDYRSLMKEDGSILMYKASNEGTPDLNVTPPQGQTKMDQSGWSRESLSAPQTLKKEELSIYEESFLSISPGGASADVVTTTQHENGMSAFSLVNLNQTFDLSPSRVTEARLSTADHSTNTWPAVAKHVLVGIDHSLTGCNQNTQTQGTATTDKSVITEVHMADLEYLTEEFIKLKFSQEELKELKEQMASSTGGVSVRDGRGCDNADRGECDCGQRATRAELNLLALQYAMCQRHCWRRYYTSPEGDRLVQGTEGPPESLVTVLQLLEVDYREMRRRVLSGIPLDQLRPLSVDSQRITSGTSYVPQHIIDESLGNALSDASGRISQQLQVEDARVDDASAGGDGELNRPSLSQSVLSVLGQDDGMVGRIKAEVPVGNPKAEDCRSVKAVIHLPQQPVVNRRPRPGGTKDHNSSEAWFDAEEDLEPDGVELKEGGLAEVLVEEGNGKNRVEGEKPHDRHTPKDFSFTGVVGEKDQSSFLCVTDLPSDVTEREVMLWFEKYQASEVSISTFSNNLRVAIVTVSGPKMADSAVSEMDGCSMHGQTVHVAHICSPSHTGNQSQGQGRQTQQQHSPSASTKAGPSGDTPCPQDSKRRNTHITTPLMPLQLSLQKRTTVCDSPTASGTCVPQHYATMGSFDTLMAHLSLRHPEAGRQRIVDALLDLRAKHQGFLSGLPLKTIVNMTSDLLTR; from the exons ATGTGGTATCCCTTCCCAATGCTCATGCCGTTGTCTCTGTCGCCGGAGCCACAGCGTCCATCAGATATTTCTCAAACGCCCTATGCATCAGGGATGATTCGGATGCATATGGTACCTTGTGACCAACGTTTCTTTCAAAATGCAATGAACGGGTTGGCTG ACCCTCCGTCTTTGTCGATAGAGGACTGCAGGAAATTCCTTCTCAACAG GTCTGTGTTTGACCTGGTGAAAGTCACCCATTTCCTGGAGCTGACAGACCCCAAGCTGCTGGGTTGGTACTTATCGCTGCCTGTGGAGGATAGGAAGCTCATACAAG AGGAAGGAGGACTCCATCGGTTTCTGCAGAGGCATCCGGCTCTGAACGTAGCCAGACAACTGGTTTATGTGAAAC AACAGGTGAGAGGTTGCTGGAAACCTCCTGCTGTTACGCAGACGATGTCGTCAAACCTAAACAa ATCCAGAAGGCCCACATTCTATGGTGTGATTCAGTGTCCCAACTGTGGAACCAGTTGTTCTTCAGGAGCTAAAATATGCCGACGCTGTAGCACACCTATCCATAAGGAGATCCCGGCATGCCATTCAG aagaggagaaagagttaGGTCTTCTTCCCAACAATGTGAAGGAGGAGCTTAATCTGTTCAACTGTTCAGGGCACGGAGGAGTCCAGTCAGTCCAAGCCCACCACCAGGCGGAAGCAGGAGCAGTGCAACAGTTCAGGGGATGTCAGCCTCAGTCCTTTACTACTACTACCTTCCCATCCACAACAGTGGGATGTCTGGTCAACCTTCAGGATAGCTTCCAGTCAGCCTGTGGTGATACCAGTGGCAGCCATATTGGAGCCACAGAGGATTCTCCAGGCCAACAGGAGGTGCACTTCTCCAAGGTCGAGCTGCTCTCTCAGCTGTGGGAGGAAGGGCGGtggcaggatggcaacaactgcagTAGTGTGGCGGTATATAAGGATCCGTCTGCCCAGACTAGCTTCTCTCTGGATATGGAGCTGGAGATACAAAGCCAGAGAGGAAAAACCCTGAGCCAGTCTGCCATCAAAAGCCAGGAGGGTGAATCGATGGCCAAATCCATGTCCATGCATGACCACATGGCAGACTTCCCCATGTTGGACCGGGAGACTCCTCCAGAGTACTACAGCTTCAACAGCACTAGGATGGACCGCACAGAGTGGAACGACACCAGCATCAACACCAGCCAGTTAGTGGAGCCGGACCGCGACGACTCACTATCACTCATGGCCACCATGAGGAGCACTGAGCAGCCTAGCGGCGCAGTGGAGGTGGAGCCACCTGAAggcagtatggtgtcttcctgcGCTGGAGACCGCAGCGAGTACTGTGATTGGACTTACGACAACTGCCCCGGCAACCTAGCAAATGAGGAAGAGGCCTCAAGATGCGAGATAGAGAATAACGGTGTCGACTACCGGAGCCTCATGAAAGAGGATGGGAGTATTCTCATGTATAAAGCAAGTAATGAGGGGACACCTGACTTAAACGTGACACCCCCTCAAGGCCAAACCAAGATGGACCAGTCTGGTTGGTCTAGAGAGAGTCTCAGTGCACCCCAAACCCTGAAGAAAGAGGAGTTGTCCATCTATGAGGAGTCCTTCTTGTCAATAAGCCCTGGTGGGGCATCGGCGGACGTCGTGACCACCACACAGCATGAGAACGGTATGTCTGCGTTCTCGCTAGTCAATCTGAACCAGACTTTTGATCTCTCGCCTTCACGGGTCACAGAAGCCAGGCTAAGCACAGCCGACCATTCAACAAATACTTGGCCTGCCGTCGCTAAACATGTGTTGGTTGGTATTGACCACAGTCTAACAGGCTGCAACCAGAACACACAAACTCAGGGCACAGCTACAACTGACAAGTCTGTCATCACTGAAGTCCACATGGCAGACCTGGAGTATCTGACTGAG GAATTCATCAAGCTGAAATTTTCTCAAGAGGAACTGAAAGAGCTGAAAGAGCAAATGGCAAG CTCTACAGGcggtgtgagtgtgagagatggAAGAGGCTGCGACAACGCGGACCGTGGGGAATGTGACTGTGGCCAGCGTGCCACGCGGGCAGAGCTGAACCTGCTGGCCCTGCAGTATGCGATGTGCCAACGGCATTGCTGGAGACGCTACTACACCTCACCTGAGGGAGACCGTCTGGTCCAGGG GACTGAGGGCCCTCCTGAGAGCCTGGTGACAGTGCTGCAGCTCCTGGAGGTAGactacagagagatgaggagacgGGTCCTGTCAGGTATACCCCTGGACCAGCTCAGGCCCCTGTCTGTCGACTCCCAGAGGATCACCTCAGGGACCAGCTATGTCCCCCAACAT ATAATTGACGAGTCTTTGGGAAATGCTCTGTCTGA TGCCTCAGGTAGGATCTCCCAGCAGTTGCAGGTAGAGGATGCCCGTGTCGACGACGCCAGTGCAGGTGGTGATGGAGAGTTAAACAGACCCAGTCTGTCCCAGTCTGTTTTATCAGTCCTTGGACAGGATGATGGGATGGTTGGTAGGATCAAGGCAGAAGTGCCCGTTGGTAACCCAAAGGCTGAGGACTGCAGATCTGTGAAAGCGGTCATCCACCTCCCCCAGCAGCCTGTGGTCAACCGGAGGCCCAGGCCAG GTGGAACCAAAGACCACAACTCCAGCGAGGCGTGGTTCGATGCAGAGGAGGACCTTGAGCCTGATGGTGTAGAGCTGAAGGAAGGAGGTCTGGCTGAGGTCCTGGTGGAGGAAGGAAATGGCAAGAATAGGGTTGAGGGGGAAAAGCCGCATGACAGACATACCCCTAAAGATTTTTCGTTCACGG GAGTCGTTGGGGAGAAGGATCAGAGCTCCTTCCTGTGCGTCACAGACCTTCCCAGTGATGTAACGGAG AGAGAAGTTATGCTCTGGTTTGAGAAGTATCAGGCTTCTGAAGTGAGCATTTCCACCTTCAGCAACAACCTCCG AGTTGCTATAGTGACTGTGAGTGGTCCAAAGATGGCTGACAGTGCAGTGAGTGAGATGGACGGGTGCAGTATGCATGGACAGACAGTGCATGTGGCGCACATCTGCAGCCCAAGCCACACTGGTAAccagagccagggtcaggggCGGCAAACCCAGCAGCAGCATAGTCCCTCAGCCAGCACCAAGGCAGGGCCCTCTGGAGACACTCCATGCCCCCAAGACTCCAAGAGGAGAAACACCCATATCACCACCCCACTGATG cccctGCAGCTCAGCCTCCAGAAGAGGACCACCGTGTGTGACTCCCCCACGGCGTCGGGGACCTGTGTGCCCCAGCACTACGCCACCATGGGTAGCTTCGATACACTGATGGCCCATTTGTCATTGCGCCACCCAGAGGCAGGGAGGCAAAGGATTGTAGATGCCCTGCTGGACCTGAGGGCCAAACACCAGGGGTTCCTCAGTGGCCTGCCTCTCAAGACCATTGTAAACATGACCTCTGACCTGCTGACACGATAA
- the LOC115110660 gene encoding RNA-binding protein 44 isoform X1, translating into MWYPFPMLMPLSLSPEPQRPSDISQTPYASGMIRMHMVPCDQRFFQNAMNGLADPPSLSIEDCRKFLLNRSVFDLVKVTHFLELTDPKLLGWYLSLPVEDRKLIQEEGGLHRFLQRHPALNVARQLVYVKQQVRGCWKPPAVTQTMSSNLNKSRRPTFYGVIQCPNCGTSCSSGAKICRRCSTPIHKEIPACHSEEEKELGLLPNNVKEELNLFNCSGHGGVQSVQAHHQAEAGAVQQFRGCQPQSFTTTTFPSTTVGCLVNLQDSFQSACGDTSGSHIGATEDSPGQQEVHFSKVELLSQLWEEGRWQDGNNCSSVAVYKDPSAQTSFSLDMELEIQSQRGKTLSQSAIKSQEGESMAKSMSMHDHMADFPMLDRETPPEYYSFNSTRMDRTEWNDTSINTSQLVEPDRDDSLSLMATMRSTEQPSGAVEVEPPEGSMVSSCAGDRSEYCDWTYDNCPGNLANEEEASRCEIENNGVDYRSLMKEDGSILMYKASNEGTPDLNVTPPQGQTKMDQSGWSRESLSAPQTLKKEELSIYEESFLSISPGGASADVVTTTQHENGMSAFSLVNLNQTFDLSPSRVTEARLSTADHSTNTWPAVAKHVLVGIDHSLTGCNQNTQTQGTATTDKSVITEVHMADLEYLTEEFIKLKFSQEELKELKEQMASSTGGVSVRDGRGCDNADRGECDCGQRATRAELNLLALQYAMCQRHCWRRYYTSPEGDRLVQGTEGPPESLVTVLQLLEVDYREMRRRVLSGIPLDQLRPLSVDSQRITSGTSYVPQHVNSLWCPSFPSVHCVCTMQCGSHGCFSPFQIIDESLGNALSDASGRISQQLQVEDARVDDASAGGDGELNRPSLSQSVLSVLGQDDGMVGRIKAEVPVGNPKAEDCRSVKAVIHLPQQPVVNRRPRPGGTKDHNSSEAWFDAEEDLEPDGVELKEGGLAEVLVEEGNGKNRVEGEKPHDRHTPKDFSFTGVVGEKDQSSFLCVTDLPSDVTEREVMLWFEKYQASEVSISTFSNNLRVAIVTVSGPKMADSAVSEMDGCSMHGQTVHVAHICSPSHTGNQSQGQGRQTQQQHSPSASTKAGPSGDTPCPQDSKRRNTHITTPLMPLQLSLQKRTTVCDSPTASGTCVPQHYATMGSFDTLMAHLSLRHPEAGRQRIVDALLDLRAKHQGFLSGLPLKTIVNMTSDLLTR; encoded by the exons ATGTGGTATCCCTTCCCAATGCTCATGCCGTTGTCTCTGTCGCCGGAGCCACAGCGTCCATCAGATATTTCTCAAACGCCCTATGCATCAGGGATGATTCGGATGCATATGGTACCTTGTGACCAACGTTTCTTTCAAAATGCAATGAACGGGTTGGCTG ACCCTCCGTCTTTGTCGATAGAGGACTGCAGGAAATTCCTTCTCAACAG GTCTGTGTTTGACCTGGTGAAAGTCACCCATTTCCTGGAGCTGACAGACCCCAAGCTGCTGGGTTGGTACTTATCGCTGCCTGTGGAGGATAGGAAGCTCATACAAG AGGAAGGAGGACTCCATCGGTTTCTGCAGAGGCATCCGGCTCTGAACGTAGCCAGACAACTGGTTTATGTGAAAC AACAGGTGAGAGGTTGCTGGAAACCTCCTGCTGTTACGCAGACGATGTCGTCAAACCTAAACAa ATCCAGAAGGCCCACATTCTATGGTGTGATTCAGTGTCCCAACTGTGGAACCAGTTGTTCTTCAGGAGCTAAAATATGCCGACGCTGTAGCACACCTATCCATAAGGAGATCCCGGCATGCCATTCAG aagaggagaaagagttaGGTCTTCTTCCCAACAATGTGAAGGAGGAGCTTAATCTGTTCAACTGTTCAGGGCACGGAGGAGTCCAGTCAGTCCAAGCCCACCACCAGGCGGAAGCAGGAGCAGTGCAACAGTTCAGGGGATGTCAGCCTCAGTCCTTTACTACTACTACCTTCCCATCCACAACAGTGGGATGTCTGGTCAACCTTCAGGATAGCTTCCAGTCAGCCTGTGGTGATACCAGTGGCAGCCATATTGGAGCCACAGAGGATTCTCCAGGCCAACAGGAGGTGCACTTCTCCAAGGTCGAGCTGCTCTCTCAGCTGTGGGAGGAAGGGCGGtggcaggatggcaacaactgcagTAGTGTGGCGGTATATAAGGATCCGTCTGCCCAGACTAGCTTCTCTCTGGATATGGAGCTGGAGATACAAAGCCAGAGAGGAAAAACCCTGAGCCAGTCTGCCATCAAAAGCCAGGAGGGTGAATCGATGGCCAAATCCATGTCCATGCATGACCACATGGCAGACTTCCCCATGTTGGACCGGGAGACTCCTCCAGAGTACTACAGCTTCAACAGCACTAGGATGGACCGCACAGAGTGGAACGACACCAGCATCAACACCAGCCAGTTAGTGGAGCCGGACCGCGACGACTCACTATCACTCATGGCCACCATGAGGAGCACTGAGCAGCCTAGCGGCGCAGTGGAGGTGGAGCCACCTGAAggcagtatggtgtcttcctgcGCTGGAGACCGCAGCGAGTACTGTGATTGGACTTACGACAACTGCCCCGGCAACCTAGCAAATGAGGAAGAGGCCTCAAGATGCGAGATAGAGAATAACGGTGTCGACTACCGGAGCCTCATGAAAGAGGATGGGAGTATTCTCATGTATAAAGCAAGTAATGAGGGGACACCTGACTTAAACGTGACACCCCCTCAAGGCCAAACCAAGATGGACCAGTCTGGTTGGTCTAGAGAGAGTCTCAGTGCACCCCAAACCCTGAAGAAAGAGGAGTTGTCCATCTATGAGGAGTCCTTCTTGTCAATAAGCCCTGGTGGGGCATCGGCGGACGTCGTGACCACCACACAGCATGAGAACGGTATGTCTGCGTTCTCGCTAGTCAATCTGAACCAGACTTTTGATCTCTCGCCTTCACGGGTCACAGAAGCCAGGCTAAGCACAGCCGACCATTCAACAAATACTTGGCCTGCCGTCGCTAAACATGTGTTGGTTGGTATTGACCACAGTCTAACAGGCTGCAACCAGAACACACAAACTCAGGGCACAGCTACAACTGACAAGTCTGTCATCACTGAAGTCCACATGGCAGACCTGGAGTATCTGACTGAG GAATTCATCAAGCTGAAATTTTCTCAAGAGGAACTGAAAGAGCTGAAAGAGCAAATGGCAAG CTCTACAGGcggtgtgagtgtgagagatggAAGAGGCTGCGACAACGCGGACCGTGGGGAATGTGACTGTGGCCAGCGTGCCACGCGGGCAGAGCTGAACCTGCTGGCCCTGCAGTATGCGATGTGCCAACGGCATTGCTGGAGACGCTACTACACCTCACCTGAGGGAGACCGTCTGGTCCAGGG GACTGAGGGCCCTCCTGAGAGCCTGGTGACAGTGCTGCAGCTCCTGGAGGTAGactacagagagatgaggagacgGGTCCTGTCAGGTATACCCCTGGACCAGCTCAGGCCCCTGTCTGTCGACTCCCAGAGGATCACCTCAGGGACCAGCTATGTCCCCCAACATGTAAATTCCCTCTGGTGCCCTTCCTTCCCCTCAGTACATTGTGTTTGTACTATGCAGTGTGGATCTCATGGTTGTTTTTCCCCTTTTCAGATAATTGACGAGTCTTTGGGAAATGCTCTGTCTGA TGCCTCAGGTAGGATCTCCCAGCAGTTGCAGGTAGAGGATGCCCGTGTCGACGACGCCAGTGCAGGTGGTGATGGAGAGTTAAACAGACCCAGTCTGTCCCAGTCTGTTTTATCAGTCCTTGGACAGGATGATGGGATGGTTGGTAGGATCAAGGCAGAAGTGCCCGTTGGTAACCCAAAGGCTGAGGACTGCAGATCTGTGAAAGCGGTCATCCACCTCCCCCAGCAGCCTGTGGTCAACCGGAGGCCCAGGCCAG GTGGAACCAAAGACCACAACTCCAGCGAGGCGTGGTTCGATGCAGAGGAGGACCTTGAGCCTGATGGTGTAGAGCTGAAGGAAGGAGGTCTGGCTGAGGTCCTGGTGGAGGAAGGAAATGGCAAGAATAGGGTTGAGGGGGAAAAGCCGCATGACAGACATACCCCTAAAGATTTTTCGTTCACGG GAGTCGTTGGGGAGAAGGATCAGAGCTCCTTCCTGTGCGTCACAGACCTTCCCAGTGATGTAACGGAG AGAGAAGTTATGCTCTGGTTTGAGAAGTATCAGGCTTCTGAAGTGAGCATTTCCACCTTCAGCAACAACCTCCG AGTTGCTATAGTGACTGTGAGTGGTCCAAAGATGGCTGACAGTGCAGTGAGTGAGATGGACGGGTGCAGTATGCATGGACAGACAGTGCATGTGGCGCACATCTGCAGCCCAAGCCACACTGGTAAccagagccagggtcaggggCGGCAAACCCAGCAGCAGCATAGTCCCTCAGCCAGCACCAAGGCAGGGCCCTCTGGAGACACTCCATGCCCCCAAGACTCCAAGAGGAGAAACACCCATATCACCACCCCACTGATG cccctGCAGCTCAGCCTCCAGAAGAGGACCACCGTGTGTGACTCCCCCACGGCGTCGGGGACCTGTGTGCCCCAGCACTACGCCACCATGGGTAGCTTCGATACACTGATGGCCCATTTGTCATTGCGCCACCCAGAGGCAGGGAGGCAAAGGATTGTAGATGCCCTGCTGGACCTGAGGGCCAAACACCAGGGGTTCCTCAGTGGCCTGCCTCTCAAGACCATTGTAAACATGACCTCTGACCTGCTGACACGATAA
- the LOC115110660 gene encoding RNA-binding protein 44 isoform X3 gives MWYPFPMLMPLSLSPEPQRPSDISQTPYASGMIRMHMVPCDQRFFQNAMNGLADPPSLSIEDCRKFLLNRSVFDLVKVTHFLELTDPKLLGWYLSLPVEDRKLIQEEGGLHRFLQRHPALNVARQLVYVKQQVRGCWKPPAVTQTMSSNLNKSRRPTFYGVIQCPNCGTSCSSGAKICRRCSTPIHKEIPACHSEEEKELGLLPNNVKEELNLFNCSGHGGVQSVQAHHQAEAGAVQQFRGCQPQSFTTTTFPSTTVGCLVNLQDSFQSACGDTSGSHIGATEDSPGQQEVHFSKVELLSQLWEEGRWQDGNNCSSVAVYKDPSAQTSFSLDMELEIQSQRGKTLSQSAIKSQEGESMAKSMSMHDHMADFPMLDRETPPEYYSFNSTRMDRTEWNDTSINTSQLVEPDRDDSLSLMATMRSTEQPSGAVEVEPPEGSMVSSCAGDRSEYCDWTYDNCPGNLANEEEASRCEIENNGVDYRSLMKEDGSILMYKASNEGTPDLNVTPPQGQTKMDQSGWSRESLSAPQTLKKEELSIYEESFLSISPGGASADVVTTTQHENGMSAFSLVNLNQTFDLSPSRVTEARLSTADHSTNTWPAVAKHVLVGIDHSLTGCNQNTQTQGTATTDKSVITEVHMADLEYLTEEFIKLKFSQEELKELKEQMASSTGGVSVRDGRGCDNADRGECDCGQRATRAELNLLALQYAMCQRHCWRRYYTSPEGDRLVQGTEGPPESLVTVLQLLEVDYREMRRRVLSGIPLDQLRPLSVDSQRITSGTSYVPQHIIDESLGNALSDASGRISQQLQVEDARVDDASAGGDGELNRPSLSQSVLSVLGQDDGMVGRIKAEVPVGNPKAEDCRSVKAVIHLPQQPVVNRRPRPGGTKDHNSSEAWFDAEEDLEPDGVELKEGGLAEVLVEEGNGVVGEKDQSSFLCVTDLPSDVTEREVMLWFEKYQASEVSISTFSNNLRVAIVTVSGPKMADSAVSEMDGCSMHGQTVHVAHICSPSHTGNQSQGQGRQTQQQHSPSASTKAGPSGDTPCPQDSKRRNTHITTPLMPLQLSLQKRTTVCDSPTASGTCVPQHYATMGSFDTLMAHLSLRHPEAGRQRIVDALLDLRAKHQGFLSGLPLKTIVNMTSDLLTR, from the exons ATGTGGTATCCCTTCCCAATGCTCATGCCGTTGTCTCTGTCGCCGGAGCCACAGCGTCCATCAGATATTTCTCAAACGCCCTATGCATCAGGGATGATTCGGATGCATATGGTACCTTGTGACCAACGTTTCTTTCAAAATGCAATGAACGGGTTGGCTG ACCCTCCGTCTTTGTCGATAGAGGACTGCAGGAAATTCCTTCTCAACAG GTCTGTGTTTGACCTGGTGAAAGTCACCCATTTCCTGGAGCTGACAGACCCCAAGCTGCTGGGTTGGTACTTATCGCTGCCTGTGGAGGATAGGAAGCTCATACAAG AGGAAGGAGGACTCCATCGGTTTCTGCAGAGGCATCCGGCTCTGAACGTAGCCAGACAACTGGTTTATGTGAAAC AACAGGTGAGAGGTTGCTGGAAACCTCCTGCTGTTACGCAGACGATGTCGTCAAACCTAAACAa ATCCAGAAGGCCCACATTCTATGGTGTGATTCAGTGTCCCAACTGTGGAACCAGTTGTTCTTCAGGAGCTAAAATATGCCGACGCTGTAGCACACCTATCCATAAGGAGATCCCGGCATGCCATTCAG aagaggagaaagagttaGGTCTTCTTCCCAACAATGTGAAGGAGGAGCTTAATCTGTTCAACTGTTCAGGGCACGGAGGAGTCCAGTCAGTCCAAGCCCACCACCAGGCGGAAGCAGGAGCAGTGCAACAGTTCAGGGGATGTCAGCCTCAGTCCTTTACTACTACTACCTTCCCATCCACAACAGTGGGATGTCTGGTCAACCTTCAGGATAGCTTCCAGTCAGCCTGTGGTGATACCAGTGGCAGCCATATTGGAGCCACAGAGGATTCTCCAGGCCAACAGGAGGTGCACTTCTCCAAGGTCGAGCTGCTCTCTCAGCTGTGGGAGGAAGGGCGGtggcaggatggcaacaactgcagTAGTGTGGCGGTATATAAGGATCCGTCTGCCCAGACTAGCTTCTCTCTGGATATGGAGCTGGAGATACAAAGCCAGAGAGGAAAAACCCTGAGCCAGTCTGCCATCAAAAGCCAGGAGGGTGAATCGATGGCCAAATCCATGTCCATGCATGACCACATGGCAGACTTCCCCATGTTGGACCGGGAGACTCCTCCAGAGTACTACAGCTTCAACAGCACTAGGATGGACCGCACAGAGTGGAACGACACCAGCATCAACACCAGCCAGTTAGTGGAGCCGGACCGCGACGACTCACTATCACTCATGGCCACCATGAGGAGCACTGAGCAGCCTAGCGGCGCAGTGGAGGTGGAGCCACCTGAAggcagtatggtgtcttcctgcGCTGGAGACCGCAGCGAGTACTGTGATTGGACTTACGACAACTGCCCCGGCAACCTAGCAAATGAGGAAGAGGCCTCAAGATGCGAGATAGAGAATAACGGTGTCGACTACCGGAGCCTCATGAAAGAGGATGGGAGTATTCTCATGTATAAAGCAAGTAATGAGGGGACACCTGACTTAAACGTGACACCCCCTCAAGGCCAAACCAAGATGGACCAGTCTGGTTGGTCTAGAGAGAGTCTCAGTGCACCCCAAACCCTGAAGAAAGAGGAGTTGTCCATCTATGAGGAGTCCTTCTTGTCAATAAGCCCTGGTGGGGCATCGGCGGACGTCGTGACCACCACACAGCATGAGAACGGTATGTCTGCGTTCTCGCTAGTCAATCTGAACCAGACTTTTGATCTCTCGCCTTCACGGGTCACAGAAGCCAGGCTAAGCACAGCCGACCATTCAACAAATACTTGGCCTGCCGTCGCTAAACATGTGTTGGTTGGTATTGACCACAGTCTAACAGGCTGCAACCAGAACACACAAACTCAGGGCACAGCTACAACTGACAAGTCTGTCATCACTGAAGTCCACATGGCAGACCTGGAGTATCTGACTGAG GAATTCATCAAGCTGAAATTTTCTCAAGAGGAACTGAAAGAGCTGAAAGAGCAAATGGCAAG CTCTACAGGcggtgtgagtgtgagagatggAAGAGGCTGCGACAACGCGGACCGTGGGGAATGTGACTGTGGCCAGCGTGCCACGCGGGCAGAGCTGAACCTGCTGGCCCTGCAGTATGCGATGTGCCAACGGCATTGCTGGAGACGCTACTACACCTCACCTGAGGGAGACCGTCTGGTCCAGGG GACTGAGGGCCCTCCTGAGAGCCTGGTGACAGTGCTGCAGCTCCTGGAGGTAGactacagagagatgaggagacgGGTCCTGTCAGGTATACCCCTGGACCAGCTCAGGCCCCTGTCTGTCGACTCCCAGAGGATCACCTCAGGGACCAGCTATGTCCCCCAACAT ATAATTGACGAGTCTTTGGGAAATGCTCTGTCTGA TGCCTCAGGTAGGATCTCCCAGCAGTTGCAGGTAGAGGATGCCCGTGTCGACGACGCCAGTGCAGGTGGTGATGGAGAGTTAAACAGACCCAGTCTGTCCCAGTCTGTTTTATCAGTCCTTGGACAGGATGATGGGATGGTTGGTAGGATCAAGGCAGAAGTGCCCGTTGGTAACCCAAAGGCTGAGGACTGCAGATCTGTGAAAGCGGTCATCCACCTCCCCCAGCAGCCTGTGGTCAACCGGAGGCCCAGGCCAG GTGGAACCAAAGACCACAACTCCAGCGAGGCGTGGTTCGATGCAGAGGAGGACCTTGAGCCTGATGGTGTAGAGCTGAAGGAAGGAGGTCTGGCTGAGGTCCTGGTGGAGGAAGGAAATG GAGTCGTTGGGGAGAAGGATCAGAGCTCCTTCCTGTGCGTCACAGACCTTCCCAGTGATGTAACGGAG AGAGAAGTTATGCTCTGGTTTGAGAAGTATCAGGCTTCTGAAGTGAGCATTTCCACCTTCAGCAACAACCTCCG AGTTGCTATAGTGACTGTGAGTGGTCCAAAGATGGCTGACAGTGCAGTGAGTGAGATGGACGGGTGCAGTATGCATGGACAGACAGTGCATGTGGCGCACATCTGCAGCCCAAGCCACACTGGTAAccagagccagggtcaggggCGGCAAACCCAGCAGCAGCATAGTCCCTCAGCCAGCACCAAGGCAGGGCCCTCTGGAGACACTCCATGCCCCCAAGACTCCAAGAGGAGAAACACCCATATCACCACCCCACTGATG cccctGCAGCTCAGCCTCCAGAAGAGGACCACCGTGTGTGACTCCCCCACGGCGTCGGGGACCTGTGTGCCCCAGCACTACGCCACCATGGGTAGCTTCGATACACTGATGGCCCATTTGTCATTGCGCCACCCAGAGGCAGGGAGGCAAAGGATTGTAGATGCCCTGCTGGACCTGAGGGCCAAACACCAGGGGTTCCTCAGTGGCCTGCCTCTCAAGACCATTGTAAACATGACCTCTGACCTGCTGACACGATAA